CAGAGTGgatagatgaagaagaagaatcagaagTTCCCATTTGTCCCTCTCTACCTGAACCCAAGGTTCCTAAGAAGCCACGGCTTGATCTCATTGCTGTCAAGCTTCCCTGCCGCAGGTTGGGGAACTGGTCAAGAGATGTTGCTCGATTGCATTTGCAGCTTGCAGCCGCAAGGCTTGCTGCCTCTGCTAAAGCCTACCATCCTGTGTATGTGCTCTTTGTGACTGAATGCTTCCCAATCCCAAACCTCTTCAGTTGCAAGGAGCTTGTAGTACGTGAAGGGAATGCATGGCTATATAAGCCGAACTTGGGTACATTGAGAGAGAAGCTTCAGCTCCCTGTTGGGTCATGCGAACTTGCAGTTCCACTCAAGGTCAAAGGTCAGTATACTCTTAGCATATTTCATTAGTTTCTATCATGTTTGTGAATCCTATCAGGTGCAAAGGGAGCCAGTGGGactctatccttcagaaaatgCATGTTTTCAGTGGACTTCATACATATATCTTATTAAGGAAATTGGTTTCTGCTTTAGCCATCAAATAATCTATTTGGAGCCATCTTAGTTGATCTGGTTTTTGCTTCTCTCATGGTTTATTTTGATCCTCTGTTAAAAAAGTTGTCACATAGCTTTGTTGACTCCTGATTTGGCTTCTAAACTTTGCTAACTAGAGAAAGTCGAATCACTGCAACAAGTGATGGTGATAATTGCAGGTATGAATGACTCTACCAAGTCAATTGCCTGAATCCTGTCTCTCAATTCCATGGACTAGGTGAAGCCTCAAGTCTTGTATTATTTAGTGAAACAGTgaattttttatgaataaataaACACTAAAGTTTGATATACCTTTCTCCCAAGTGGATTATCAATGACTCTTTCGAGTTTCGAGAGTTTACTCTCAACCTACAGTCCTTACCTTGAGCCTACAAGAAAGAGAGTAAAGAATCACAGGATTGTGTGGTAAAAATTTATATAGTACATAACCAAACTCGCTATTACTAAAATCTGAGTTTTAGTTCCATGATCCTACCTGAATTAtagtgagagagcaagagagagaaaatcttTCTACTGAAAAAAAGGAGATCAGGAAAGTTGGTTTGGTCACCAAAGACTTCTAGGACAACCAAATTGTCCTAGACAAATTATCcatctgtgagagagagagagaatctttcTACTGTAAAAATGGAGAATAGGAAAGGTGATTTGGCCACCGAAGTCTTCTAGGACAACCAAATTGCCCTAGCAAAATTATCCATCTGATTCTGGCCAAAACAAATAAGCATGAGGAGTCTATATTGGATGATTAGAGGGCGGACCTCGGCGCAACGGTTAGGtagctccattgtgacctagtggtcacgggttcgagtcaggaaacagcctcttcgctaagcgggggtaaggctgcagacattatgaccctccccagaccctgcagtggcaggacCTCGTGCACTggtacccccttttttttagtGTATATTGGATGGTTAAGAAAATCTGACGAGAATAATTTTTATCTAAAATTTCCCTCATTGGTGGAACCCATATATTATGGGCCCAACATGTCCCAGAGGCATGGAGAAGGCATGGAGCACTGGTTTCTTTATTTTGCCAAGTAAATTAGCACACTGCCTTTTCCAGTAATTCAAAATGTTATGGATTTCTAGTTACTAATGATTTCTAAATATTTCTGCAATAACAGGGCGGGTTTACACAGGAACAAAGCACCGGGAAGCATATGCTACAATTTTGCATTCAGCTCATGTTTATGTCTGTGGTGCCATTGCTGCAGCCCAGAGTATTCGCATGGTCGGTTCAACCGGGGACTTGGTGATACTTGTCGATGGAACAATCAGCGAGTATCACAGGAGGGGCCTTGAGGCAGCAGGCTGGAAGATCCGGACAATCCAGAGGATCAGGAATCCAAAAGCAGAACCTGAAGCCTACAATGAGTGGAATTACAGCAAGTTTCGTCTTTGGCAGCTGACAGACTATGACAAGATTATCTTCATTGATGCAGACCTTCTTATACTAAGGAACTTTGATTTCTTATTTGCAATGCCAGAGATTACTGCAATTGGAAACAATGCCACCCTGTTCAATTCTGGTGTGATGGTCATTGAGCCATCAAATTGCACGTTCAATCTTCTAATGGATCACATCAACGAGATTGAATCTTATAATGGTGGGGATCAGGGGTACCTAAATGAAATCTTTACATGGTGGCACCGCATCCCGAAACACATGAACTTTTTGAAGCATTTCTGGATAGGTgatgaggaggagaagaaacaaatgaagACTCATCTCTTTGGGGCTGATCCTCCAATCTTGTACGTCCTCCACTATCTGGGTCTAAAGCCATGGCTATGCTTTCGAGATTATGACTGCAACTGGAATGTGGACATACTACAGGAGTTTGCTAGCGATGTTGCACATAGACAGTGGTGGAAGGTGCACGATGCAATGCCTGAGAACTTGCAGAAATTTTGTGTGTTGAGATCAAAGCAAAAGGCAGGACTGGAGTGGGACCGGAGGCAAGCTGAGAAGGCCAACTACACTGATGGGCATTGGAAAATTAAGATACGGGATCCGCGTTTAAATATATGCTTTGAGAATCTCTGCTTCTGGGAGAGTATGTTATTGCACTGGGGCGAGAAAAACTGGACAGACGATGATATTATCATCCCAACTACACCTGCAGTTACCACTGCATCCCTCCCCAGTAAGTCATAGTGTCTCTGTACacttcctttattttttcgCTTTCTAGATGATGCAGAGTTCACATATTCTCTCAGCCTATTACATAgaccagatttgccaaaaaagagtcaacccccccccccccaaacacccTTTTCCTTCTGagctcaacattgtatccatgttaaaaaaaaattctggtcTTTTATGCTCATTTCATAATCAGGGTATCATAAATTTCTATTTCATCAATGCTTCTAGGGCAGATGTACTTTTAGTCTGCATGGTATTGGAAGTTTGCTCATAAGAGGCACTGAGGATTCTTCAAATATCTGAGATCGTGCCTCGATGAGCATTTGTTATGTTTTTAACACTTAAACCAATATACTTCTTGAGAATTTAGTCTGAAACTCCATTAGAATTGAATGGTGGTGACTGGCTGGGGGTGTGGTGGTTGATGGAAACAGTTTGGGATTTGATTACTGGGACGGTGCAGTTGCAAAGATGAAGTAATGGAAATTAGTGAATGAGCAAACTGCAAGTCCCACAAAGCAGTGTAAATGCCACTCGGATGTTCTGAGTTGGACAACCAGCTTTGAGGTACAAAGCCTAGAATGCTTTTATCTTAAGAGTATTGTATTCTTGTGAATTTACCTATTGTTTTAGTAAATTATTTTTGTTATCCAAGAGTGTGTTATATCTTTTGAAGCTTAATATCCTCTAGCGTTGACTAAAAATGATTGTATTCTCATtgttgttagaaaaacaacgcaATAGAATGACGATTTTGTAGAAGAAAtgcaaaggaaaagagaaatcacacacacacacacaagataAATACTTAtgtggttcacctccaagaaAGAGACTACATCCACGGCTGAGTGATTGAACGGATCCATTATTTCTGAAGCAAATACAAACTCTCACTCACCCATCTCTCAAAAAGATAACTAAAAACCCTAACCTGGAAAGTATAAAATTACCCCTAGAGATCGATCTGGTTTGGTTTAGATTTGAACcaatataaaatgaaaaacataTCAAATTGAAGATCTTGAAGAGCTATACAGATATCAACGCCTACGACATTGATATATGcatttttttggccattttgaTGCATTTCAAAGGTAAAACAGTCCGTCAAAAAATTACTTACAACACTTTCTGGATTGAGATCaaacttcaccaataacaatctCTTCTAGTTGAAGATATATTCAGACTAATTAAGCCTTGCTGTACGTTTTCTCTTTCACCTTTTAAGGTTTTCCACGTTACAAAATTAGTATGTTCTTTTGTGATTTTGATTTACCTAGGATATTAGTGTTTTCGCATATTATTTTGCAAAATATCCgaattccccctttttttgtaATATAAAAACCGAAAGTGTCATTATAGAGTAAGCCAATGAAAACTATACACCTCAATAATTGACGATGTGACATTGCGTGTTTGCTTgattctttccttcctattggGCCGACAGTTTTGCACCTCTATTAATGTGGACTTGTGGAGTGTGTGgacagactttttttttttggtaacgagTGGAATTGCATCACATGGCTCGTGATGTGGTGAAttgcaggggataaagatccctcgtgatgttttatttctaccaaaaaagatTTATTCATTTGGAGACACAGGCATTATCTCTTCATCTCTTGTGGAGGTATCCTTTATTTGGAATCATCAATCTCATTTTGTGGAGTTCTTTTCTGCAACAATGGGAGTAAATTTCATCTACTGGAAGAGTATTCCGATCAAACGGTTTATGTCTCCATAAATTGCAAAATTTCGCCTTTCATTAATTAAGAGGATATTGGGATAAAAGTTtaacaaaactcaaaatattGTCATCCTGAGTTAGAGAGATATGGATTCCTACAATGCACTTTGAGACTTTCAAAAGAAGCGGCACAAGGTTCCATGGCCAAACTGCATTGATCGGTGAAGGAATATAGTAAAGAATCCCCTTGTTATTACATCAAATTTCCTGAACATTGTCAATTTGTACCCCCAGCTTAACCGCATGGTCCTTGTCCTTTTTCATGAGCCAAAAATTGATACCTCACCAACTACCCTTGCTGAACTATCAAATTTTTAATCCCATTccctgaaaaagaaaaaccgTATCGAAATTTAATCAAGATTTCTAGCTTCCTCTTTCCATCTCTTGAACACTTAATTATTATAGACTACAAATGGAATGGAACCAAGGGGCCAATATTAAGGCTATCTCTGATATACATTATTGGAATACATTCTTGGTCAAGAATGCATTATGAAGAATgattcttttataattttttggctATAGAATGTGTTCTAGACGAAGAATTTATGCGGGGGAGTCCAATGCTCATGAAGACGTAGTGATCCACTCATCCCCTTGAATGAAACTCTGAAGAGAGTAGGCATTGATATGTTTCTTAGGTATCTTACTACTCCACGGCACTCTCCCTGTTATATTAGCCCCGACACCGGAATTCTTGAACTCGCCATAATACAGTGTCGACAGCGCAAAGTCGCCACTCCATGGCATCCACCCTGGTGGGCTGATGAGCGCCTCTAAATAACAATTTATGAAAACTATTCTTGAATATTCCTTCCATGGCCTCCCCAAGAAGTTCTGGTGAACCTTGGGCTTGCCATAGTACAAGCCCATGTACTCATCCGTTCCATTGACCACACAATTCTGGAAAACGAACCCCGTGGACTGCGCCGGGTCGGTCCGTCCATGGGCGGTGACTACATTGGTCTCACCAGCCTCCGGTTTGACCTGGCGTGGCCGGACCAGGATGAGCGAGTCCTGAAACACTGTGGCCGAGTTGCCAAAGATGAAGTCTACGTTGCCTTCGATGCGGCACCGCTTGTAATACTGGCGTAGGGAGTGGACGTAGAGTGTGTCTTGGTTCCCCAGGAACTCACAGTTCTCGATAATCGATAAGTCACTATCCGATCGGAATGCCACAGCTTGGTGTGCATCCGGTCCAGCCGTGTTCTGTATCGTCAGATCCCGGGCCATAAAACCGTCTCCTAGAACCCCTGTAACATCCATATATCATAATTAAGTTACTgtctagaaatagaaatactTATAtagtaatattattattatgatttatgcAGCATCCATTTCTATTCCCAGAATTAAGGGTATCAATTgcaaaccaaaaccatttatcgaaattgaattgaattgtttGAATCAAAATTGATAATCCATTTACTAATTGATTCAACTTTAGTTTAACAGGTAAAACCGTTTTGATATTTGAATCGATTAAAATTGATTAGAACCGATATGCTATTGAACCTATTATATGTATTAATCCGATTAAAAAACAGATAGTCTTGCATTTTTTATAAGTTCCTAATGTTTATAATGGATTTAAACCATGTGCGCACTGGGTAGATCGGTCATTTCACCCTTGCCTGTGCAAGGCTGCACGCCAGCTACACAGGCAGATGGCAGCAGAAATCCAAATTGCAAAAACAGATTCACTCCCAATTAGGTCCAAAATTGATTTGTCAGATGTTAACGGTAGAGAATCTACAGTTCGGATAGTTACTTACCGACGGTGGCGGTGTTGTAAGTGTTGATGCCAAGCAGGCCCACATTTAAGGATCCTGTAATGACGGTTTTGCCCATACCATCACCCAAAAAGACGACGTTCTTCTTCTGCAACGGGATCCGTACGGTCTCCTCGTACACACCAGCCTTGATGCTGATGACGAACCTGCGAGCTACCTGGTTATCCGGTGCAGCGTCTACCGCCGCCTGCACGGTCTTGTAACAGCCGTTTCCCTCCTCCTTACATACCGTCACGTCGGCCTTTAAACCCGACGGAAAACGTAACTTGAACCCGGTACCCGACCGTCCTATCCCACTCTCCTCCCAGAATCCGGATCTCTCCGTCATGGGAGGTCTCCAAGAGTCGAGCTCGTCCTGGAAGAGGTCGTAGGAGACCATCATGCTGAGGGCATTGCTGGTCAACCCAATCAACGACTCCATGAATGCTATCGTTTGGTTGACTCTTTGACTATCGTTGACGTTCTTGAGGCCCGACCAGCAATCAGTCTGGTAGCTAAGGGCCGCGCTCATCCACGCCCGGGCGTCCTTGATCCGACCACGTGGAAAGACGTCGGCTGCCGATGATTGCCGAAATTCCGAGTCGTTTAGGACCTGCAAGCAGATCGTGGCGGTCCTAGAGCGGTTCAGGTTGTCTGAAGAGGTATCGAGGATGGTTTTCAGCATGGACTGGGCGGTCTTAAGGTTCTGTGCCGAGATCGACATGGATGCTTGGACGATCTCGATAGCCTTCGAGTTCTGGGTCAATTTTGACGATTGAGTTAATGATGTCTCGCATGAGTTGGGAAAGCGGGTGGCTTTGCAGGCTTGTTGGATGATCTGAGGAGGAGCGGAAGCAAATGTTGTATTGGGTTTCTGGGTTGGGTggagatgatgatggtggtggtggtggtggtggtgtaatTTAGCAGAGGAAAgacagaagaagaggaagaaggtgaGAGAAAAGAGGCAAGCCATGGCGAAGAATGGGAAATGGAGAATTTTGACAAGAATGGATCACTGGAATTTATATATGTGGTTGAGGAAGGGCTGTGATGTGAGGGTGGGAATCACCGATCACGGGTGCGCAGTTGTGAGGTTGGGTGTACTCTATTTCGAGGGTGTGGTCACCATGCAACGGATTTAACCAAAAGTGTCTTATATTACATTTTTAGAGCccgaaaaataaaacaataccATACATGTCTTTAACGTGGAAAACAATTCCTAATCAATCACACAAAAAAGGAAATTAAGCATTAATGCATGAAGAGAAATGTTTTGGGACGCAAGGTCCCACAGTGTCTTTATATTCTTTAGGTAAGGGGTCCAGGACCTTGGATTTAGGTGTCGGTAATCGGTATCGTATTCGCTCTGATACAATTTAATAGGTGATAACTGATATCGATATGgtcagaaatagaaatttttttgtcAACAAATTGTTTTGGTATTTTGGAATGGATCTGATGTGGCTGATTcaggattctctctctctctccaccacacccccaaataaaaaaaaaatctccttcACATCCTCTTTCCTTATGTTACCTCAATATCAGGACCCACCCCCCACAAATAAAATCTCATTCACATCCCCTCTCCTT
The sequence above is a segment of the Telopea speciosissima isolate NSW1024214 ecotype Mountain lineage chromosome 7, Tspe_v1, whole genome shotgun sequence genome. Coding sequences within it:
- the LOC122669811 gene encoding putative UDP-glucuronate:xylan alpha-glucuronosyltransferase 3 isoform X1 gives rise to the protein MVSSPAAGMRGAIANSPTPVETRHRIPGSIDDTNKRRFIRKDFKDIEKPFYIPVQDRSSNCKLLSLKLLLVLIVCGTFLTLLLSPAVYSFDHLSNSGSRPSLVDRWIWERPIADPRYVSHIDVNWDQISKTIGGLADKNGVQGIGLLNFNDSEIGHWKQFLPWAEHVVVNLNYVEKNVTWEILYPEWIDEEEESEVPICPSLPEPKVPKKPRLDLIAVKLPCRRLGNWSRDVARLHLQLAAARLAASAKAYHPVYVLFVTECFPIPNLFSCKELVVREGNAWLYKPNLGTLREKLQLPVGSCELAVPLKVKVTGRVYTGTKHREAYATILHSAHVYVCGAIAAAQSIRMVGSTGDLVILVDGTISEYHRRGLEAAGWKIRTIQRIRNPKAEPEAYNEWNYSKFRLWQLTDYDKIIFIDADLLILRNFDFLFAMPEITAIGNNATLFNSGVMVIEPSNCTFNLLMDHINEIESYNGGDQGYLNEIFTWWHRIPKHMNFLKHFWIGDEEEKKQMKTHLFGADPPILYVLHYLGLKPWLCFRDYDCNWNVDILQEFASDVAHRQWWKVHDAMPENLQKFCVLRSKQKAGLEWDRRQAEKANYTDGHWKIKIRDPRLNICFENLCFWESMLLHWGEKNWTDDDIIIPTTPAVTTASLPSKS
- the LOC122669812 gene encoding probable pectinesterase/pectinesterase inhibitor 51 isoform X1; protein product: MACLFSLTFFLFFCLSSAKLHHHHHHHHHHLHPTQKPNTTFASAPPQIIQQACKATRFPNSCETSLTQSSKLTQNSKAIEIVQASMSISAQNLKTAQSMLKTILDTSSDNLNRSRTATICLQVLNDSEFRQSSAADVFPRGRIKDARAWMSAALSYQTDCWSGLKNVNDSQRVNQTIAFMESLIGLTSNALSMMVSYDLFQDELDSWRPPMTERSGFWEESGIGRSGTGFKLRFPSGLKADVTVCKEEGNGCYKTVQAAVDAAPDNQVARRFVISIKAGVYEETVRIPLQKKNVVFLGDGMGKTVITGSLNVGLLGINTYNTATVGVLGDGFMARDLTIQNTAGPDAHQAVAFRSDSDLSIIENCEFLGNQDTLYVHSLRQYYKRCRIEGNVDFIFGNSATVFQDSLILVRPRQVKPEAGETNVVTAHGRTDPAQSTGFVFQNCVVNGTDEYMGLYYGKPKVHQNFLGRPWKEYSRIVFINCYLEALISPPGWMPWSGDFALSTLYYGEFKNSGVGANITGRVPWSSKIPKKHINAYSLQSFIQGDEWITTSS
- the LOC122669812 gene encoding probable pectinesterase/pectinesterase inhibitor 51 isoform X2, which gives rise to MACLFSLTFFLFFCLSSAKSAPPQIIQQACKATRFPNSCETSLTQSSKLTQNSKAIEIVQASMSISAQNLKTAQSMLKTILDTSSDNLNRSRTATICLQVLNDSEFRQSSAADVFPRGRIKDARAWMSAALSYQTDCWSGLKNVNDSQRVNQTIAFMESLIGLTSNALSMMVSYDLFQDELDSWRPPMTERSGFWEESGIGRSGTGFKLRFPSGLKADVTVCKEEGNGCYKTVQAAVDAAPDNQVARRFVISIKAGVYEETVRIPLQKKNVVFLGDGMGKTVITGSLNVGLLGINTYNTATVGVLGDGFMARDLTIQNTAGPDAHQAVAFRSDSDLSIIENCEFLGNQDTLYVHSLRQYYKRCRIEGNVDFIFGNSATVFQDSLILVRPRQVKPEAGETNVVTAHGRTDPAQSTGFVFQNCVVNGTDEYMGLYYGKPKVHQNFLGRPWKEYSRIVFINCYLEALISPPGWMPWSGDFALSTLYYGEFKNSGVGANITGRVPWSSKIPKKHINAYSLQSFIQGDEWITTSS
- the LOC122669811 gene encoding UDP-glucuronate:xylan alpha-glucuronosyltransferase 1 isoform X2 yields the protein MVSSPAAGMRGAIANSPTPVETRHRIPGSIDDTNKRRFIRKDFKDIEKPFYIPVQDRSSNCKLLSLKLLLVLIVCGTFLTLLLSPAVYSFDHLSNSGSRPSLVDRWIWERPIADPRYVSHIDVNWDQISKTIGGLADKNGVQGIGLLNFNDSEIGHWKQFLPWAEHVVVNLNYVEKNVTWEILYPEWIDEEEESEVPICPSLPEPKVPKKPRLDLIAVKLPCRRLGNWSRDVARLHLQLAAARLAASAKAYHPVYVLFVTECFPIPNLFSCKELVVREGNAWLYKPNLGTLREKLQLPVGSCELAVPLKVKGRVYTGTKHREAYATILHSAHVYVCGAIAAAQSIRMVGSTGDLVILVDGTISEYHRRGLEAAGWKIRTIQRIRNPKAEPEAYNEWNYSKFRLWQLTDYDKIIFIDADLLILRNFDFLFAMPEITAIGNNATLFNSGVMVIEPSNCTFNLLMDHINEIESYNGGDQGYLNEIFTWWHRIPKHMNFLKHFWIGDEEEKKQMKTHLFGADPPILYVLHYLGLKPWLCFRDYDCNWNVDILQEFASDVAHRQWWKVHDAMPENLQKFCVLRSKQKAGLEWDRRQAEKANYTDGHWKIKIRDPRLNICFENLCFWESMLLHWGEKNWTDDDIIIPTTPAVTTASLPSKS